In Globicephala melas chromosome 20, mGloMel1.2, whole genome shotgun sequence, the genomic window AATGGTGGGAGACTCTGAATATGGGCAGTGAGGTTGGGTCTGAGCCCCGGGCCCCTGTCCTCTGTCAGGACGTCCTCTTAGCTCTTCGTGGACTCAGACGCCAGATTCCCTGGTTGGGGGTGcctgggagaggaaagagaaggccgggtggagtgggggaaggaGTGCGGTGCGAGGTGGGAGTTGAGGGGTGTGTGAGGGGAGGGGCAGCGGCACTTCTGAGAAACAGCTCGGCGTCTCAGCAGCCCGCAGCCTAACCCCCTGCCTGCGGCTTCACAGCTCGCTCCTCCTGCCGCCCACGCCGCTCGGGGCCTCTCCGGGGGTCGGCAGCCCCCGCGGAGGCGGCTGCTGCTGGGGAGGAGCGGTAGCTCCGGGGACAGCGGAGTGGAACCcatggggcggggagggggtacGGAAAATGAAGGAAGGCGTGGGTCGCGTGACACCCCAGGAGTAAAAACCCATCCTTTACTCGGGGTCCTGAGCGCTGGACCTCGGCGAGCCGTgtgtcccccctcctcccccagcccaggtACTCTCCCTTCACACCCCGAGCAGGATCCAGAAGTGAAACTGCTCAGGGTCACAGCCCAGCGCCGCCGctgcgccccgccccgcccttcCGGGCACTGAAGCCTTGCAGGATCTCCTAGCGCTCGGGCGACTGCAGGGGAGgaaactgggggaggggaaggggaagtgccCCGCCGGGCAGTCTGCAAAGCGAGGCCTTCTCCCCTGGGGGTGCCCGCTCGTAACCACGAGTGGGAACCTCGAGAGGCGCGGACCTTAACAACGGGAGCCGAGGGAGAGGCGCTTGCACTTCCCGCCACCGCCACTGGGTGTCACTGCAGCCGCGCGGCTGAGCCGGCTCGGGGCGGCCGGGAGGCGGGGGAGAGGGTCCCAGGGAGCTGGACCGCCGCGCCCGCGAGGTCTTCCCTGGCCTTCGCCCCCGGAGGCCCCGCGGTGCTTGGATGAGGCGCTCAGACCTCCCTCCACCCGCCTGGTCTCTAGAGGCCTTCACCCAGCCCACCGACTCGCAATGAAGAGCAAACTAATCCCCTTGCCCCGCGACGGATGGGCTCGTTGCTGTGGCGCCGCGCGACCCTACTCCCTCTGGCCCGGGGATCGACGGCGCATCTTCGGCGGCTTCGGCGGGGCCGGGTCAGCTGAAAGTCAGGCACCGCCCCCCTAAGCGCACCCGCTGGCGAAGCCGGCGGGCCTTTCAGCCTCAGAGGCGGAGGGGGCTCTGTCCAGACAGGTGCCCGCAGCTCCGCGACAGCTCGAGCCCGTCGGCGCCGGCGACCGCGTGCAGGCCGGGTTGTTCctggggggagaggagaaaggaagggcttGCGGAAGGTGCAGATCATCTTGCGCACGTGTTGCGGAGCCAGAGCGACTGTGGGATGGGTCCCCGGCTGCATCCTCACTCCTACTCACCCAGccgccccttcccacccccagctcatCCCTTAGATGTCTGGGACGGATGGCTCAGCTTGGGAGAAGGGAACCAAAAGGTGGGAACCTGTATCGGGCTGATGGATgtaagaggagagggaagaaaggagatacCCTGGAATGCCTGGTAGGAATGTGCACTTCTACACTGTCTTGGATCTAACTCAGGGCGTGCGTTGGGCAAGTAAATGCAGAGGAACACGTCCATCGGCTGCGGGTCTGTGGGGGTACAGGTGGCCCGTTCTGTCCCCGTGTACAGCTTCCCCTCACACTCCAAGGTCACAGGGCCCAGCGCCACTACAGAGACCTTAGAGGGATCCACGTGGCGGCCCTAACAGAGTGGCATTGGCTTACCACTCTCCCTCAGTCTCCCCAGAACCACAAGATAAACCCAATCCGAGTAAAAACAAACTGCTTACCATGAAAACACAGCTCCGACTAAACAGCCCTCCAGGTGCCTGGGAAAGAAAAACCTGCCCTTTCCTTGGGGTAGACGCGGCCCTGCAAGAGGACGCTAGAAGCCATCATAGCTCAACCCACATGAGATTGAATTTCAGGCCTCATTAGGGCCTGGTACAGCACGATCCTTCTCAGCCCAAATGCTACCGCTTCCCAACACCCCTTCCTGTATGGACATCATGAGGGACCCCCGAGCACCAGCCTCAGCCCCCAGGATCACCCACTCCcctgtggttcttttttttttttttttttttaattttatttttttcccctgtggttCTTGATGCCAGTCTGCAACATCAAACTCCCCCAACATACGATTCTCTCTTTTGCCTCCTCTCCCAACTCCCTACCCCAGCTGAAAGCTCTGTCTGAAGAGACTACTGCACACCTCACGCCCACGCCCCAAAGCTGAGGTTCTGCTACAGACCCCCACCACTCCCCAACCTCTGTGCAAGTTGGACCAACCCCTGACCTCTCTGGCTCCTCTCTTCTGCCTGCTGGACCAGAGAGGTGGTTCAGTAgtggaagcctttttttttttttttttttcccaaatacacCATGAAGCCGAACTCCCAGATATAAAGGCAGTGCTCCCTCCAGAGCTCCCCAACCTGCCCCCAAACCCCTGCTGGAACACTTGAAAAGTGCTCATGTAGACAGTTCAGAAGAAAGGATCTTTCTGAGTGTCCTTGGgctcccctgcctctctcctttcctccctccctccctcctcggTGTGTCTGGCACCGGAGCAAGAGGAAGGAGCCAGACAGGGTCACTGACCTGAGGTGGAACCCTCAGGCCTGCACCAGGAGGTCCTCCGCTCATGAACTTGGAGGCTGCATAGATTTCATTGACCAGGATgtctggggagcagggagagaatGAACTGGCCAGAGTTTTGTCTGTCTGGATGACCCTCCCAGGACATCCTAGGAGAGATGGGCTCCCCTAGAATCATGCCCACCTTTTCCCAGAGTCCAGAAAGTTGGCAccagccctccctgccctccataCCTGAGCAGGCAGGGAGGCCAACCCTGTGGCCACACTCTCCTACAGGCCCAGTTGCTGCCAAGGACAGCTCTGCGCCTTGGCGCCAGGCTCACAGCAGCCACACTAGCCCCAGGAGCCGGTGTCCATGACGTACTACAGGCCTTTTAGGGCCAGCTCCCTGCGTGTGGCCCTGCACCACCCTCTCTCAATGCTTGCGTCCTCAGCAGGGGGAGATATggggaatttccttttctttcccaaagTCTTTTACCGGTTTCTGAAATGTTCTTTAACAAGGACATTTTTTAAGATAACCAAACCCAATAACTTAATATTGAAAAGACAATATCTGAGGCACTAGCCTCTACCTGCCCCGcctcctcccaccagcccagatGTCCTCATAACCACAGGCCTCCGCTATCTAGCACTGCAGCTCTCCTTGGGAGTCCCTTCTGCTGTCTGGCCTCTGGGGGTCATGCTGCATCCTCAGAGCTGGGGAATCTTGCCCTGGTCTCTCTGTGAGCTGAGGGGCCCTTGTCTCCCGCATTCTCAACTGCtgcctctcctccaggaagccagcAGTCTCAGCCACTCACCAAGGATGTCCAGCTGCCGATTTCCAGTATCCAGCTCAGGGCTGAGCCAGCTGCTGCCTCGAAAGGCCCCCAGCAGTCCAGGTCCCTCATGGTGGCCCTGAGAAGGAAGGGGGCAGAGAAAAAGGACAGGGCAAGGAAGGACTGTGTTCACCACTCGCAAGATGGGGTGAGTCTGACCTCTGTCCCTAACTGCATCTATGACCTCGGGGGGGActctctttgaacctcagtttcccatttataaaatgggaatgatctCTGTCTCACATCCTCCAATTAGCTGATTGACATAGAAGGGCTTTGTCTCCTGCCCTGTGTCTTAGGCTGTGAGGGGACACTGtgtcctgttttttgtttgtttgtttttaaatagagcttttttttttttaacatttatttattttttggctgtgctgggtcttcattgctgcactgggctttgtctagttgcagtgagtgggggctactcttcattgtggtgcgcgggcttctagttgcagtggcttctcttgtcgcggagcacagactctaggcatgcgggcttcagtagttgtggctcgagggctctagagcgcaggctcagtagttgtggcacacggacttagttgcttcgtggcatgtaggatcttcccagaccagggatcgaatccgtgtcccctgcattggcaggcggattcttaaccaccgcgccaccagggaagtcctgtgtccTGTTTTTATGCAGCCTAAATCCCTGGACATGCTTAAGAGGTGACTCATTGTAACCCCTTTACTCTCACCCCGGCCTGGACCCTTTGCACCCATGCTTCGGAAGTGGCCCTGGGCATCCATGGCCAGCACACAGCCAGTACCAGCCAGCTCGAGCCCGAGGGGCAGCCACTGGTAGGATGGTTCTGGGAACCGTGGCAGGTAGCAGGTGGCAGGCAGCAGGTTGCACTGGTCCCTGCCTCCTTAAACCCtgctaaaaaagaaacaaaatctgcaCCCCTCTCACACCTGGGCTGCAGTAAGTTCTTCAGGGTAAACCCCGGAAGGTTCCAGGCTGAGGATGGATGAGGCCTTTCTGCCCACCTCTGTCTGACAGGcctggctccccagcctgggattAGCCAGGGTTGGGGATGCTTCGGTCACGAGTGGCTGCTGGAGCTGCCAAGCCTGGCCCGAGGGCTGGCTGTAGAGGTTGGTCCTTCTCAAGGTCACCTCAGGACAACACCTCCCATCAGCCAGAGGGctgcagagaagggagggggctCTCCAGGGGAGGACCCCTCTACAGGCCACTTGGGAATTCCACCTGGAAGTCAgcctggcaggggcaggggaaCGGGCCAGACCTGGCTCTCCCACTGATTTGGGGCAGTTCTCCTCGACGAGgagtcagtttcctcacctgcaaaatgggatcCCACCACCTCGTGCCCAGCCAATCTCAAAGATTTGGGGAGAGAtcctacattaatttttttttaaattattctagatTTTCAAGcttatacaaaattaaagaataattacCCGGCTTCAATGTCAACTCATGGTCAACCTATGACTATACTCACTCTCTCCCCTAACCTCTgggttatttaaaaaacaaagctgaGACATCATTTCACCCATCAATACTTCAGAATGAATCTCTTAAACgtatagacttaaaaaaaaaaaaaccacaataccACTATCACCCCTTAAAAAGTGAACCATAGTTCCTTAATATTACCAAATATCTCATCAGAGTTCAAATTTCCCCCAATTGCTCATAAATGCTTCTTCCAGTTCTCTAGTTTGGATTTGAATCAAATAGGTCAACACATTACATCTGCTTGATAGATGTCTAAATTTCTTGAAACCCCGtcttttctcttgtaattttttgttgttgaagaaGAAACTGGGTTATCTGTTCTGTAGTTCCCCAATCTGGATTTTGGTAATTGTATCCCCATGTGTCATTTCACATGTTCctctgttccttttatttccGATAAACTAAACTAGTCATTGGATTCAGGGAGCTTGATTTCTTGGCAAAAATAATGACCCGTTGAGGTTCACACGTGTGGAGGGAGGGTCTATCTCTGCGATCTGAAGATTGAGCAGGAGTTCAGGTGTTACCAGTCTGATACCTTTCTTATAAAGCTCCCCCATCatgtaagagctgaaactataaagCTCTTCGACAAAAACATGGGCTGGTATGggcagtgggcagaggccagaccCTGCAGGGTGCATCGGGGCTGAAGTGGAGGCACGGGGGAACAGGCGGAGTGATATTCTGGAAAGATCACTCTGGATGCTGAAGGACAGACTGGAGAGAGAAGCCAGACCCACAGGGCTGAGTGCTGTGGGGTTCCATTTATAGGACTTTCTGGAGGGCGTAGAACCAACTGTAAGGACAGGGAGCAGACCTGGGGTTGGGGAGGACGGAGAGGGTTGacagggcggggggtggggggtgcgtcACAGGGACCTGTTGGAGGTAAGGTAACAGAGCCATTGTGTGACTTGGTGGTGGTAGATCGTGCGTTTCTCAGGACTCCTTATCTCGCCAGGTAGCCCAGGACTTGCCAAGGACACGGATGCTGTCTGACTCATCTCCAGCTCCCAGGCCCTGTCAGAGTGACCTCCATAGCTTTAGGTCCTGTCAGGAAACCTCACCTGGATGACAGTCccctgtccattcattcatttaacaagcaaTCCTTGGGCACCCACTATGGGCCAGGCTCCATGTTGGGCACTGGAAACTCTCAGATGACCAAAAGAGGACCTCAAGAAACATCCAGGTTTCTAAGAAATGACTGGGGGATTAGTGGGGAGATgggatatacaaaaaaaaaaagaaacatccagGCTTGGCCAGCATGTGGCCTCGATCCATCCGACACATTCTCAAGGCCTTGACGGGTGCCCACCCCTCCTCTCTACTCCACCTAACCGTGCCTTGCCAGACAGAACTCACGCCTGTGAGTAccaaaaaataatctttattgtCACTAGTATAAAACAGAGATCAACTGGCCTCTCAGTCTGTACAAAGTGTGGAGTGTAAAGACCAccggggctgggcttccctggtggcgcagtggttgagagtccgcctgccgatgcaggggacacgggttcgtgccccagtccgggaagatcccacatgagccatggcctctgagcctgcgtgttcggagcctgtgctccgcaatgggagaggccacaacagtgagaggcccgcataaccgcaaaaaaacccacaaacaaacaaacaaacaaaagaccaccGGGGCTGTCCCCATTTCTCCCATAATGCCCTGCCCCAGAGCAGCGCCACGAAGGGGAGATGCCCACCCAAGTGCCTTCCCTTAAGGAGAAGTTAAGGTGGACCAGGCGGGGAGCACTTTCGGCCTGAGGGAGGCCAGGAGCAGAggaggaaaccggggtgggggagCCCCCAGCCATTCATGATGACCCTGGCCCCACTTCCTGCCCCCTCCGCGTCCACCCTAGGAGCAGCGCAGAGTGGGCTGAGACGCAGGCCTGCCTGTGTGGTGGTCAGAGGGCCACGCGGGTGCAGCAGTGGCGCAGCAAGCAGGGCAGGATGCCGCGGTTCAGCTGGTGGAATTCCACAAGCTGCAGCAGGTCGGTGAAGCGAGTCTGGCCCTCGTCCATGCTGAAGTACAGGCGCCCCTCCTCTTCGCTCTGGGGTGTGGCCATAGGGGATGGGAGGTCAGGGAGGGGCCCGGGGCCGAATGAGCTCCCTCCTGGGTCAGGGCTGAGGTCCCCACAGCTtgagcaggaggaaggaaagagcgGGAGACCCCAGGCACACTGGGGGCCAGCGTGGGGAGGGGGCCTGGCGAGGAGGGCAGGTTGCTGGGACTCCTGCATCTCCACTGCAGCAGAAACCTGGGACTACTCACCGGCATGATGAGGTAATGTTTGACTTTCTGCACATGGCACAGCGAGAGGACAAAGCCCTGCGGGTTCCGCTGGCTCTCTCGCACGAGGAACACGCTGCCAGGAGACAGGGCAACATTACCCGAGGACACACGGCTGCCACCTTGACCCACGTCTCTCTTGTCCCCGGCGCtgctgccctgcccagccctgccccttacCCGTCTACCAGGCCCTGCTGCCCGATGAGCCGCTGGCTCTCCTCGCGGGAAATGCGTCCGTGGAACCAGGGTTGGGTGCAGTGGATGGCTGGGGTGAGGAGAGGCAGAGGGGCGGTCACTCCAGGGCGGGGACCCTCGTTCTAACCCCCCCGTGAGGAACGCGCAGAGAAGCCATGGCAGTCCCCACTCCTGGGGACGGCGGGCCCTCACCCACCTGCACTGAGGCTCGTGCCGGAGCTCGGGGTGGGCAGGCTTAGTCGGTGGTTTGTCTTCTTCTGCAGAGCAAGTGAGGGACACGGGGGGTCAGGGCGTGGCTGGGGTATTACCAGCCCCTGAAGAATACAGAGCCTCTTTCCGCAGCTGggggcctcccctctcccctcgcTTTCCTCTTCCCACTCCATGGAAACCCATGTGGAGAATAGGTCCCCAGAACAAACCCTCCAGGCCTGGGCCTCCTCCAAGGCGGCACTCAGAGCTTCCCGGGGGTTCTCGATGACACGCCCGGCGTGGCCAGAGAAGTCCATGGCCACCAGGGTGTTGTCTGAGACACTCCTCTGCAGATTGgacagggtggggggatgggtcAAAGCAGGACCCAAGTATCCCCGGCACGGGGCCTGGGTGCCTCCCCCGTCTCCCCACACTAACACCTCTGGGCACACTCACCAAGGGCGGGGAACCCACACAGGGTGGGCGCAGGTGGCGGCACAGTGCCTGCTGATAATTCTTATACAGCTGCACCCCATactgggaggtggagagagaaaaaaggccGGAGGTCAAGCAGGTGCTGGGAGCTGGGCGGTGGCACCGCCCCCTACCCAGACCAGAGCTCCCCAAGAGCAGGGCTACATCTCTGCCCCTGGATAAGGGCCTTTCCTGAAGCCAGAGCTGAGACTCCAGCCTTGGACCAAGGATTCTGAGAGAGCAAGGTTGTGATGCCCCCTCATTCTGGAGCCTTCCTGAGGGCAGAGCTATAactcctccctcaccccaggGATCCCCAGGGCTGGGCCAGCCCCCCAAGCCAGTGCCAGGACCTCACCTTGAAGAGGCGGAAGGCGGCTAACCAGCAGGTGCGGCTCTGTTCATCCTCACTGCAGAAGATGCGAAGCCCCTTGTGGCCATTTCGAAGCTTGTTTGGCTGCGGGGAGAGGAAACCGGCTGGTCCTATATCTGCCTTTAGGACCAGAGATCATCTCCCGTCTCCCGTCTCcgtggggcagggcagggtgcaGGGAGAGGAGTCTGGGGGTCCCAGAGGGAGCTTAGAAGCCCCAGGTAGGATCCTGGTGCTTAGAAGCTCCTGCTGTCTCCCAGACCAGGCCAGGCTCTTCACCTTGATACAGAAGCCAAAGTCCGTGGGCATGCCGTAGAGCTTGCGGCCCTGGGTCACCACGTACACGTTGGACTCGTTCACATCCGCTACATACTGCAGGTGCCTCGGGTCCTGCACAGCACAAGGGAACAACACTCGGTAAAGGCAGACCCCAtcccccaccactgccccccTAAGCCAGCTGGGGAGAATtcaggcccagagaggagcagagaggtgccccaagtcacacagcacaCAGAagtagagccaggacttgaactcagTTCACTGCCTCTCCCACTGCTAACTCCTGAGGCAGGTAAGTTGGGAGGGAAAGAAGAGCAGCTGTGGGTCTCAGGGCCTAGAGGGGGGAAGGTCCAGGAGTTCCAACAGAGAAGGGGCAGCTCCTAGAAGGACCAGGGATGGGGTATCTGAGGGGCTGGGGCTGTCACCCTCAAGACCTCACCTTGGAGGTGCCCTTGGTGGAGTAATAGAGGCCAGACCGGCGTAGGAAGCAGAAGAAGCGTTTCCAAAGCTTGCGTCCTGACCCCCGGAGCTGCAGGAAGCCCTGGATCTCTGGGAAGCTGCCTGCATTCAGGAAGTTCTGAGGCCAGAGGAGAGCAGGGTGAGAGGCCTAGAAatggacagacacacagacacacagacacagacacacagacacagacacagacacacacacacacagacacacacacacacacacacacacacagggcttcccaggCCCTTCCTTTATGGCAGGAGGTGCTTCACATGCATTTATTGTCTTCATTTAACAAAGAAACTGATGGTCAGGCAGAGAAAGTGACTTGTCCACGGTCACTTAGGGCTGCGCTGGGTTTTCCACCCCAAAGACGGAAGGCACAGGCTTAAGGGCCAAGAAGCACTGGGCATTCCTGCGGAGTCATGGACATGCCGTGAAATGGGGGTGTCCCCTCACCTGGATGAGGTCTTCGTGGGATATGCCCGTGTGTGCGTCCAGACAGCTGGAGACCATCTTTTCTGGGAACAGGGAGTGCTGGGGGAAAAAGGAGCCAGGAGTCAGGGACTGAGGGTCCAGGGTGGGGATTGGGGTGTCCCAGTGCCcagaccccacacacacacactcactgggGTGTTCTTGAACAGCTCGTACTTGGCAAAGTTCTTCCGGA contains:
- the GRB7 gene encoding growth factor receptor-bound protein 7 isoform X2, which gives rise to MFLDRAGLRTLCPATPAGASPDVMELGLSPPHLSSSPEDLAPGTPPGTPPPPDVPLSGEVKRSQPLPIPTSRKLLRQEELRSTSLPSIPNPFPELCSPPSQTPILGGPSSARGLLPRDTSCPHVIKVYSEDGACRSVEVAAGATARYVCEMLVQRSHALSDENWGLVEGHPHLALERVLEDHESVAEVQAAWPIGGDSRFLFRKNFAKYELFKNTPHSLFPEKMVSSCLDAHTGISHEDLIQNFLNAGSFPEIQGFLQLRGSGRKLWKRFFCFLRRSGLYYSTKGTSKDPRHLQYVADVNESNVYVVTQGRKLYGMPTDFGFCIKPNKLRNGHKGLRIFCSEDEQSRTCWLAAFRLFKYGVQLYKNYQQALCRHLRPPCVGSPPLRSVSDNTLVAMDFSGHAGRVIENPREALSAALEEAQAWRKKTNHRLSLPTPSSGTSLSAAIHCTQPWFHGRISREESQRLIGQQGLVDGVFLVRESQRNPQGFVLSLCHVQKVKHYLIMPSEEEGRLYFSMDEGQTRFTDLLQLVEFHQLNRGILPCLLRHCCTRVAL
- the GRB7 gene encoding growth factor receptor-bound protein 7 isoform X1, which produces MFLDRAGLRTLCPATPAGASPDVMELGLSPPHLSSSPEDLAPGTPPGTPPPPDVPLSGEVKRSQPLPIPTSRKLLRQEELRSTSLPSIPNPFPELCSPPSQTPILGGPSSARGLLPRDTSCPHVIKVYSEDGACRSVEVAAGATARYVCEMLVQRSHALSDENWGLVEGHPHLALERVLEDHESVAEVQAAWPIGGDSRFLFRKNFAKYELFKNTPHSLFPEKMVSSCLDAHTGISHEDLIQNFLNAGSFPEIQGFLQLRGSGRKLWKRFFCFLRRSGLYYSTKGTSKDPRHLQYVADVNESNVYVVTQGRKLYGMPTDFGFCIKPNKLRNGHKGLRIFCSEDEQSRTCWLAAFRLFKYGVQLYKNYQQALCRHLRPPCVGSPPLRSVSDNTLVAMDFSGHAGRVIENPREALSAALEEAQAWRVCSGDLFSTWVSMEWEEESEGRGEAPSCGKRLCILQGLVIPQPRPDPPCPSLALQKKTNHRLSLPTPSSGTSLSAAIHCTQPWFHGRISREESQRLIGQQGLVDGVFLVRESQRNPQGFVLSLCHVQKVKHYLIMPSEEEGRLYFSMDEGQTRFTDLLQLVEFHQLNRGILPCLLRHCCTRVAL